One segment of Centroberyx gerrardi isolate f3 unplaced genomic scaffold, fCenGer3.hap1.cur.20231027 Scaffold_505, whole genome shotgun sequence DNA contains the following:
- the LOC144538425 gene encoding uncharacterized protein LOC144538425 codes for MSTETDGSLEAAAVRDLCLTDSRLQQHEAWEEYLMPAPHSITILTELVLACSDRDFSVNENPPEGSYRFLRNPDSFHACLMQVCNSGWEAFNKSHSSMDQIRLYSAVTPQYLREVLESQGDDEPVQSRLASKLRRIGEISSECVKLSVEPMKKFSKVHGIIKELLKACVDSKRCYKEKEEIVKDAIMENEMREKLAAETKRRTEQVAKDLAEELRQDRHNYDKAMKSYPGRKERIYKCTVEVIAEFFPKKTSRTVKTSITEFRVTQCGVKLEKARELAEKNREDMRMAEESLVETSLALKKCRTREIALASTIDQLVKGLAVLGAVKEKWERMFLFFQMLSNIIKIDFSPQLMDFVVLDDDRKMFHRRLLRDVFLRASISCNQVNMISRTYTEVYSKYLMERVSRLSRLVDMKSRREDETLQTEQLLQAYQRDEEDILELVRKNKAEFERMKLQIEQQMEQNQ; via the exons at GTCTACAGAGACAGATGGGAGTTTGGAGGCAGCCGCAGTGCGGGATCTCTGTCTGACCGACAGCCGGCTGCAGCAGCATGAAGCCTGGGAGGAATACCTGATGCCGGCCCCGCACTCCATCACCATCTTGACCGAGCTGGTCCTCGCCTGCTCCGACAGAGACTTCTCCGTCAATGAAAACCCTCCTGAAGGCAGCTACAGATTCCTCAGGAACCCGGACTCCTTCCACGCCTGTCTGATGCAGGTTTGTAACTCTGGATGGGAGGCGTTCAATAAATCCCACAGCAGCATGGACCAGATCCGCCTCTACAGCGCCGTTACTCCACAATACCTGAGAGAAGTGCTGGAGTCTCAAGGCGATGACGAGCCGGTTCAGAGCCGCCTGGCGTCGAAGCTCCGGCGGATCGGCGAAATTTCGTCAGAGTGCGTCAAGCTGTCTGTTGAACCGATGAAGAAATTCTCAAAGGTCCACGGCATCATCAAGGAACTTCTGAAGGCTTGTGTCGACTCCAAGCGTTGCTataaagagaaggaggaaattGTCAAGGACGCGATCATGGAAAACGAAATGAGAGAGAAGTTGGCAGCTGAGACCAAACGCAGGACAGAGCAGGTCGCTAAGGACCTGGCAGAGGAACTCCGACAGGATCGACACAACTATGACAAAGCGATGAAATCCTACCCCGGCAGAAAGGAAAGGATCTATAAATGTACTGTTGAGGTAATAGCAGAGTTTTTCCCAAAAAAAACTAGCAGGACTGTCAAAACCAGCATCACCGAGTTCAGAGTCACGCAGTGCGGAGTTAAACTGGAGAAGGCAAGAGAGTTGGCTGAGAAAAACAGGGAAGACATGAGGATGGCGGAGGAGAGTCTGGTGGAAACCTCTCTGGCCTTGAAGAAATGCAGAACGAGGGAAATAGCCTTGGCGTCGACCATAGACCAGCTGGTGAAAGGTCTGGCAGTCTTAGGAGCGGTGAAGGAAAAGTGGGAGAGGATGTTCCTCTTCTTCCAGATGCTGTCGAACATCATCAAAATCGACTTCTCTCCACAGCTCATGGACTTTGTGGTCCTGGACGACGACAGGAAGATGTTCCACCGGAGACTCCTGCGGGACGTGTTCCTCCGAGCCTCGATCAGCTGCAACCAGGTCAACATGATCTCAAGAACCTACACCGAGGTCTACTCCAAGTACCTGATGGAGCGGGTCAGCAGGCTCAGCAGGCTGGTGGACATGAAGTCCAGGAGGGAAGATGAGACCCTTCAGACAGAACAACTCCTCCAGGCCTACCAGAGGGATGAAGAAGACATCTTGGAGCTGGTGAGGAAGAACAAGGCAGAGTTTGAGAGGATGAAGCTGCAGATAGAACAGCAGATGGAGCAGAACCAGTGA